ATTGCCGGTGATGCGTAAACAGATGGCCCACAGCCGGTCTCGATGTTGTTCGACGAGCGTGGTGAAGGCCGCCTGATCGCCGGAGCGGGCGCGTTCGAGGAGGTCCGCGCCAGAGGTGGATTCGTCGATCAACGACTGCACCCGCTCATCGTAGGGCCGTGCCCCGACCATGGCAGCACATCGCGACTTTCGGTGCCGCGCAGCTCAGAAGTCGTCATCGAATGTCCCGTCTTCCACGGGATCGACGACCGGATCCCCGTCGTCGCCGAAGACGTCGTCGATGGTGTCCCCGAAGTCACCACCGATCGGATCGTTATCCCCGAAACCGGATTCCGCAGACACCTCGCCGTCGAACTCCTCGTCCGCCGGATCCGGCCCGGGTGCGGCGGTCAGGTCGGTGTCGAGTTCATACGACGGGTCGAACGCGGTTCCGACGGCTGTCTCCCACGCGCCCTCGGGCACGCTCAGCTCGCCGGGCGGGTCGGTGTCGCGCAGCCAGTCGTCGAAGCCGCTCTCCCCGGAGCCGCTGTCATCGTCAAGGTCGTCGGTCATGGTCGTTCGCCTCCGCAGGTATCTCTGTCATCCGGTCGACTGCCGGGCGCCGAGGAGTGATGGACAATTCTCGGCACGTACCTAGGAGTGTCGCCGAGCCCGGAATGTTCCCGCCGGATCGGAAGAAGTCTCGGGAGGTCAGATCTCGTGGAACAGCGCATGACCGTGCGTGGTCGCGTGGAGCAGTTGCTCGACGAGGTGGGCCTGCTGGCGCCGGACCCGGCGACGATTCCCGCCCTGCGGGCCCGACTCGCCGAACCGCTGACCGTCGCGCTCGTCGGACGCGTCAGCTCCGGCAAGTCGACGCTGCTCAACGCCCTCGTCGGGGACCGCGTCGCCCCGACCGACCGCGCCGAGTGCACTCGCGTCGCCGCCCTCTACGTCGAGGGAAACCCGCAGCGGGTCGAGGTCGTCGGACTCGACGGCACGGTCACCGAACTTCCCGGACCCATGCGCGGCGAGCTCGGCCGGCCACCGGAGGAGATCGACCATGCGATCGTCCACACCCCGTCCCGGTTGTTGCGCGAGCGCTTCCGCGTCATCGATACCCCCGGCCTCTCGGGTTTCACCGACACCGCCGAGATCGCGACCCGGCGGGTGTTCGGCGGGCAGAGCAGGCTGGCCCGGCCGGACGTCGTGCTCTTCCTGCTCGACGACGCCGCGGGACCGAAGGCCGATGAGGTCGCCTTCCTGGCCGACGCCGGTGCGTCGGCGCAGAACACCGTCCTGGTGATCTCCCAGGCCGACCTCATCGCCGCCGACAACCCGATGCTCAAGGCGCAGGAGATCGCTCGCCGGGTCTGGCGACGCTTCCCGGCGATCGCGGGCGCCGTGGTCGCGGTGTCCGGGCTGATGGCCGAGGCGGGCGTCTGCGGGGTCACCGAACGTGAGACCGCCCAGATCTCGCGCCGCGGACAGCTCGAGTCCTGGGAGCTGTTGACCATCCTCGACGGCGGGATGCCCGCGCCGCCGGGGATCGACGTCGACGAACTGGGCCGGCTCGAGCAACTCGTGGGCACCTATGCGATGGACGCCGGGGGTGAGATCGCGCGGCAGGGTGCGCGGGCGTACAGCGAGTGGCTGCACCGGGTTTCGGGTATCGACGAGTTGCGGCTGGCCATCGGCCGGCGATTCCTGGCCGTCGGCGACATCCTCAAGGCACGCACGGTGCTGGCCGCGCTGCGCGAGTCGGCCTACCGCAGTCCGCGACGCGACGTCTTCCTGGAGGCGATCGACGAGGCCGAGACGTCGCCGGCGCTGCACCGGCTCCGCGAGATCGCCGCGCTCGAGGCCCTCGCCCGCTGGCAGCCCGACAGTGCACTGGTCGGCGAGCTCAATGTCGTCGTCGCGAGTCGCGATGTGCGGGTGCTGTTGTCGTTGCCGCCGAATGCCGCACCACCGGCGATCGCGGACGCCGCGCGGCTGCGGGCCACCGACTGCCGGTCGCGGCGGGCCTTCGCGGCGACGTCTGCCGAACGGGAGGCGTTGCTGGTGCTCGAGCAGACCTATCAGCTCGTCCGGCGCGGACTGTGGGTCAACTGACGTGATGGTGAAGGAGAGCAGACGGTGACTTCCAGCGAACCCGCCGCCATGTCCGGGGCTGGGGCCAAGGGACTCGAGAAGGCCCCGGCCAAGAGTGCGACGCCGACGCCGGAGGCGGTCCTGCGCTCGGCGATCGACGCATTGCGCAAGCACGGCGAGGACGCCATCGCCGACCGCGCGACCCGCGTCCGCGACCGACCGGCGCCGCAGGGGACCGTGGTCGTCATCGGCGAGGTCAGCCGGGGCAAGAGCTCGCTGGTCAACACGCTTCTCGGGGTCGGCGACCTCGCGCCCGTCGACGCCGAGATCACCACCTCGGTGTACGTCCGGTTCACCCCTGCCTCCGACGACCTGCCCGCCGGCACCGCGCTCGTCGAGTTCCCCGGTGCCGCCCACCGCATCCCGGCGACCGAACTGTCCGACTGGGTGACCGTCGGCGGACGCCACGCGGACGGGGTGCCGGCGGAACGCCTCGCGCCCGGCACGCCCATCGATTCCGTTCTCGTGCCGCCGGTCTCGGCCCGGGTGGGGGTCGACGCCACGGTGCTGCCCGGCGTCACCGTCGTCGACACACCGGGCGTCGGGTCGCTGGTCCCCGAACACGTCGAGGCCGCGGTCAGCGCGGCTCGCGGCGCGTCGGTGCTGGTGATGGTGTGCGACGCGACCGCACCGCTCAGCGCACCCGAACTAGACTTCCTGCGCAGTGTCAGCGAAGAGGTCGCCTCGGTGGTGCTGGTGGTCACCAAGACCGACCTCGTGATGCGGCAGTGGCGGACGATCGTCGCCGAGAACCGAAAGCTGATCGGCGCCAACGCACCTCGCTTCGCGCACATCCCGATCATCGGTGTGTCCAACCGCATCGCCGCCCAGGCCGCGGCGATCGGCGACCCCGACCGTCGCGAACGGGCCCTCGCGGCGTCGGGCGTTCCCGAACTCGTCGACGCCCTGACACCGCTGGTCCGCGACGGGGCCGCGTCGCCGGTGCGCAACGCGCTGCAGCTGACATTCGCCGGGCTCGACGATGTCCGCACGCGTCTGGTCCTGGAGATGAAGGCCGCCACCGCGACTCCCGCCGAACGAGCTGACATCGAAGCCGAACGCGACCGGCTCCAGCGCCTCAAGGATCGTCGTCGGGAATGGCGGGCGCGACTCACGCAGGACATCACCGCGGCGTCGCTGCAGACCGACGACCTCATGCGCGACCGCTTCGACAAACTGCTGGGCCAGTGGTCCACGCGTATCGACAAGTTGCGCTTCTACGAACCGCACCGGGCGGGCCAGGAGCTGATCGCGCAGATGACCGTCGACCTCGAGGCCGCCGCGCGCGAGGTGAGCGCCTCGTTCGTGGCCGGGATCGAGCGGATCGCCGACGCACTGTTCGCCGATGCCGCCATCTCCGACGAGCTGGTCGGGCAGATCGCCGGCAGCGCGGGCGAGCTCAAGCTCCGTGAGCAGGAGAAGATCTCGCCGTGGAAGAACATGGTCGACCCGATCCTGCTCTCCATCGTCGCCGCCGGCGGCCCGCTGGCGATCATCCCGGTGGTCAACGTGGTGGCGGTGCCGGTGTGGGCGGGCGTCGTCGTCGGGTTCCGGGCGTCGAAGGTCGGCAAGGAGAATCATCGCAAGTGGCTGACGAAGGCGGTCGCCGATATGAAGGCCGACGTCCGGTCGCAGCTGCAGTCGATCAAGGCGCAGGCCAGCGGTGACCTGCAGATCGCCTACGACGAACTGCTCGAGCGGCTCCTCGCGGAGTCGACGAAGATCCTGAACGACGCCGCTGCCGATGCCAAGAAGTCGGCGGCCGAGCGGGAGAAGATCGCGCAGGATCTCCGGAACCAGATCATCGCGGTCGACAACGTGCGCAAGTCGATCGCCCGGGTACTTCGAGCGCCCGCCGGATGAAACCCGCTGTCATGTGTAACGATCTGCACCTGAGGAGGTGGCCACGTGGCGCAGGAGAGCAGGCGGCGACTGTGTATCGACTTCGGCACCAGCAACACCGCGGCCGCGTACCGGGTCGGGTTCGGCGAGCCGGTCATCGTGCCGCTCGGCCCGGGTGGACCCGCGATGCCGTCGGCGGTGTTCGCGGCTGACACAACCGTCGTGGTGGGTCACGACGCGGTGCAGCGGAGGTTGCAGGCACCCGACGCCTTCGAGGACACCCCGAAGTCGCGTATCGACGACGGCGAGATCGAACTCGGCGACCGGTTCTGGCCGGTCGAGGATCTGATCGCCGCCGTGCTGCGGCACGTGCACCAGACCGCGTTGCGCCACAGCGGACTGCCGATGTTCGACTCGATCGTGCTGACCCATCCGGACCGCTGGAGCGAGCGACGCAAGAACGTCCTCCGGCGCGCGGCGCAGCGGGCCGGCATCCCCGCCGACGCACTGCGTGTCGCCTCCGAATCACTCGCTGCCGCTTGGTACTACGTGTACCGCGGGCACGACGTCAGTGGTGGCGAACGGATGTGTGTCTTCGACTTCGGCGCCGGCACGTGCGACGTGGCGGTCCTCGTCCGCGACGGCGCCGAGGGATTCACCGTCACCGGGTCGGGCGGCGACAACCACCTCGGCGGCCGGGACCTCGACGCCCGGATGATCCGTTGGGTGCACGACGAGGCCGCCGAACTCGACCCCGACCTCCCGAGCCGGCTCCGATCCCCGGCCGCCGCGATCGCCTTGGCCGATCGGGTGCGGACGGCGAAGGAAGCGCTGTCCGACACCGCGCAGGCCGTCATCGAACTGCCCGGCACCCGGCACACGCTGCTGCTGACACGACGCGAGTTCGAGGCGATGATCGGACCGTTCGTGGAGCGGGCCGTCGAGTTGACCCGGGACGCGATCGCGCGGGCCGACGCCGCGGGTACCGGTCCGGGCGGGCCGGTCATCGTCTATGTCACGGGCGGGACCAGCAGCATCCCGATGTTGCAGTCCGCGCTGTCGTCGGTAGGCCGGGTCGCCCGGATCGGCGACCCGAAGGTCGTCGTCGCGCAGGGTGGGCTTCTCCGCTCGACCAACGTCGTCCCGGGGACCGAGGCCAACAGCTTCGACGCCGGGCGCGAGACCGATCCGCGGCGGACCGTGGGCCCGGCGGTCGACGCATCGGGTCGTCGAATCGCGTTCCCCGCGTTGCCCGGCGGTTCGGTGATCGCCGCCGTCTCGGTGCGCAGCGGCCAGCCCGTACGCGCGGGGGAACCGCTGGCGACCGTCGATTCCCCGGCTGGGCGGGTGACGATCGACGCACCGGTCGCGGGCACGGTGCACGGCCTCGACCTGCGGTCGGGCGCCGCCGTCCAACCGGGTGCGGTGTTCGCGGCCGTCGGACCGGTGGACCTGCGGCCGGACCAGTGGCCGCGGCTGCACCGGATGCCTGCCGGCACATCAGTGGTGGCGGCGCGGCCCGTGATGCAGCCCGTCGTCCCGCAACCCCTCGCCCCGCAGCCCGTCGCTCCACCTGCCCACATCTCGCAACCCGGCTCGGCGCAACCGATTCCGGAATCGGGGAAGGTGAATGCGTTCGGGCTGGCGGGACTCATCGTGGGAATTCTCGGGTTTCCGCTGTGCCTGGGTACGATCGTCGGCCTGGTACTCACGGTCGTGGGCATCACGCGTGCCGGTGGCCGTCGCGATGCCCTCACCACGACGGCGCTCGTCATCAACATCCTGGGCGCCGTGGCCTGGGTGGCGTTCGTCATCTGGGCGGTCGTCAGCGGCTGACCCGCACGCCGACGCGCAGGTCGTCGGTCAGGGATGGCTGTCGATGTCGAACTGACGCCAGGCGGCGTCCCACTCTCGTGACCGGTGCCGGTCGGCGACGAGGCGTACGAGCACGGTCGAGCCCCACCAGACGAGCACGACGAGCATCACCACCCCGGCACCGGCGATCAAGCCCTCCATCACGGCGTCCGTCGTGGTCACGGGCGGGCCCACCACCGCACCGGTGTCGTCGAGCCAGACGGTCCGGACCCGGCCGACGGCGTCGAGCGGCTCGGCGGCGACGGACGCAGTGAGCCGGTGACCGTTCGGGTCCCGCCACGCCACGGTGGTGTGGTCGGTGGTGTTCTGGCCGCTGTCGTTCGGCACGGCGGCGCTCGGCACGTCGGCGCTCGGAACACCGACGCCCGGGACGCCGGCACTCGGTGCACCGATGCGTGGTTCCCCGACGCCCTCGACGGACGTGCGAATGATGGTGGCGCTGACCGAATGTCGGGGTCCCTGGTGCTCGATCGTCGCCTTGTGCGCCGCATAGGTGTTGCCCCCGACGGTCAGGGCGACCATGAGCCCGGCGAGTGCTGCGATCCACAACATCACGAGTGTCGCGGTTTCCAGGCGGTCGGCGCGGCGGACCAGGCCATTCGACGATGCGTGCATCACACGCCAGCAGTGGAGTTCGCGGGCGAGGAATCGCAGCATGTCCCCCTCCTGATGCCTGTCGCCCCTTACATGGTCGTTGCCGGTGGCCCGCCGGGACAGGGCCTTTGGTCCCGAAACGGGCGCAGCACCGGCGTGTTCAGTCATTCGACTCACAAACGATCCGTGCTCAGCGTATCCTCGCACTGCGCCGATGGCCGACATCGTGTGGGGGTGCCGGGGCGTAGGGGGTCGAC
The genomic region above belongs to Gordonia hongkongensis and contains:
- a CDS encoding dynamin family protein, whose product is MSGAGAKGLEKAPAKSATPTPEAVLRSAIDALRKHGEDAIADRATRVRDRPAPQGTVVVIGEVSRGKSSLVNTLLGVGDLAPVDAEITTSVYVRFTPASDDLPAGTALVEFPGAAHRIPATELSDWVTVGGRHADGVPAERLAPGTPIDSVLVPPVSARVGVDATVLPGVTVVDTPGVGSLVPEHVEAAVSAARGASVLVMVCDATAPLSAPELDFLRSVSEEVASVVLVVTKTDLVMRQWRTIVAENRKLIGANAPRFAHIPIIGVSNRIAAQAAAIGDPDRRERALAASGVPELVDALTPLVRDGAASPVRNALQLTFAGLDDVRTRLVLEMKAATATPAERADIEAERDRLQRLKDRRREWRARLTQDITAASLQTDDLMRDRFDKLLGQWSTRIDKLRFYEPHRAGQELIAQMTVDLEAAAREVSASFVAGIERIADALFADAAISDELVGQIAGSAGELKLREQEKISPWKNMVDPILLSIVAAGGPLAIIPVVNVVAVPVWAGVVVGFRASKVGKENHRKWLTKAVADMKADVRSQLQSIKAQASGDLQIAYDELLERLLAESTKILNDAAADAKKSAAEREKIAQDLRNQIIAVDNVRKSIARVLRAPAG
- a CDS encoding Hsp70 family protein — translated: MAQESRRRLCIDFGTSNTAAAYRVGFGEPVIVPLGPGGPAMPSAVFAADTTVVVGHDAVQRRLQAPDAFEDTPKSRIDDGEIELGDRFWPVEDLIAAVLRHVHQTALRHSGLPMFDSIVLTHPDRWSERRKNVLRRAAQRAGIPADALRVASESLAAAWYYVYRGHDVSGGERMCVFDFGAGTCDVAVLVRDGAEGFTVTGSGGDNHLGGRDLDARMIRWVHDEAAELDPDLPSRLRSPAAAIALADRVRTAKEALSDTAQAVIELPGTRHTLLLTRREFEAMIGPFVERAVELTRDAIARADAAGTGPGGPVIVYVTGGTSSIPMLQSALSSVGRVARIGDPKVVVAQGGLLRSTNVVPGTEANSFDAGRETDPRRTVGPAVDASGRRIAFPALPGGSVIAAVSVRSGQPVRAGEPLATVDSPAGRVTIDAPVAGTVHGLDLRSGAAVQPGAVFAAVGPVDLRPDQWPRLHRMPAGTSVVAARPVMQPVVPQPLAPQPVAPPAHISQPGSAQPIPESGKVNAFGLAGLIVGILGFPLCLGTIVGLVLTVVGITRAGGRRDALTTTALVINILGAVAWVAFVIWAVVSG
- a CDS encoding dynamin family protein, with product MTVRGRVEQLLDEVGLLAPDPATIPALRARLAEPLTVALVGRVSSGKSTLLNALVGDRVAPTDRAECTRVAALYVEGNPQRVEVVGLDGTVTELPGPMRGELGRPPEEIDHAIVHTPSRLLRERFRVIDTPGLSGFTDTAEIATRRVFGGQSRLARPDVVLFLLDDAAGPKADEVAFLADAGASAQNTVLVISQADLIAADNPMLKAQEIARRVWRRFPAIAGAVVAVSGLMAEAGVCGVTERETAQISRRGQLESWELLTILDGGMPAPPGIDVDELGRLEQLVGTYAMDAGGEIARQGARAYSEWLHRVSGIDELRLAIGRRFLAVGDILKARTVLAALRESAYRSPRRDVFLEAIDEAETSPALHRLREIAALEALARWQPDSALVGELNVVVASRDVRVLLSLPPNAAPPAIADAARLRATDCRSRRAFAATSAEREALLVLEQTYQLVRRGLWVN